The Streptomyces sp. NBC_01463 DNA window GGAGGAGGGAGTCGGATGGGGTCTCCCTGCTCGAGCGAAGCCGAGAGCTTGCGGAAGGAGCATGGGCGACCGACGACAACGCGGGAGGGGGCCCCTCCCTGCTCGAGCGAAGTCGAGAGCTTGGGGGAGCGCGCACCGGACCCCGCGAGCCCGGCATGATCCGAACGAGAGGCCCTAGTTGCCGCTGCCCGGCTCGGGCCATGCCGAGCAGTCGTCCCAGGTGCTGTCCCAGCCGGAGTTGCCGCCGCCGTCGGTGAGCGTGAAGGTGCCCGAGCCCTCGGGGTAGGCGCAGTTGTAGACACCGGCCGCGCCGACCCCGGTAGCGGTGACGTTCGACATCGTCACGGCTCCGGGCGTCTCGGCCTGGACGACGACCGTGCCGACCCCGTCCACGGCCGAACCGTCGACGGTGACGTTCTTGACGGCGTTGCCCGTACCGCCGCCCGAGACGAACTCGTAGGCGCCGTAGGGGCTGTCCTTGATGGTGGTGCCGGTGATGTTGACGTTCGCCTCGATGGCACTGTCGTAGGCGTCCACGCGCAGCGCACCCATCGGGTGGCCCCAGTTGGGGTTGAGGGCTCCCGTGCGTACGAGGGTGTTCCCGGAGACCGTGATGGTGCCGCCCAGCGGGAAGAACGGGTCGGCGAACTTCTGGTTGGAGATGGCGATGCCGCTGCCCAGCGCGTTGGTGTCGCTGATCAGGTTGTCCTTGACGGTGATGTCGCTGCCGCCGTAGATGGCGATGCCGTTCGCCAGGTTGGGCTGGGAGATGGTGTTGTTCGCGAAGGTGGAGCCGGTGTCGGCGGCGTTCAGCGACCACATCGCGAGGGAGTCGTCGCCCTGGTTGCGCAGGAAGTTGCCGCGCACCTGCACGCCGTGGGCGTTGCCGTTGAGGTTGAGGCCGTCGGCGGTGGTGTCGAGGATCCGGTTGTTCTCGACGACCAGGTTGTCGTTGTTGCCGGTCAGCCAGAGCCCGACCTTGAGGTGCTGCAGCCACATGCCGCTGACCAGGGAGCCGGGTCCGAGGGAGCCGTTGACGAAGTTGTCCGGGTTGCTGTCGACCCGCTCGGTGACCTCGCCGATGACCGCGAAGTCCTTGATGGTGACCTGGCCGGCGGAGTTGCTCTGGTTGATGAACCGCGAGGCGTGCACGACCGAGTGCCAGCTGCCGGCGCCCTGGATCGTGACGTTCTCGACCCCGCTCAGCTCGGAGTCCAGTTTGAAGTCACCCGCCGGGATCCACACCGTGCCGCCGGCCGCCTTCGCCTCGGTGATCGCCTCGCGGAAGGCCTGCGTGGAGTCCTGCTGACCGGTGGCGTCGGCGCCCTTGTCGACGACGGAGACCGCGCCGGACGGTGCGGCGGCGGGCGCGGCGACCTGCTCGAAGTCGGCGACGTCGACGGTGACCTCGGTGGCGGCGGCCTCCAGCCTCACCTTGTCACCCGCCGCCAGGTCGCGGCCCAGCAGGAGGCGTGCGTTGTCGAAGAGGTGGTGCGTCTTGGCGCCGACGATCCAGGGGGTGTCGACGTAGCTGTACTTGGAGGTGACCGGCAGGGACGCGTCGAGCTTCGTGCCGTTGACGTAGACGGCGAGTGAACCGCTCTGCCCGTCGGGCACGCTGTACGCGACGTTCACGGCGTTGGCCGCGCCGTCGAGGGTGAACTCCACGCTCTGCCCGCTGCTCAGGCGTACCGCCTGCCGGCCGGACGCCTCGGAGGCGAGGGTGCCCTGGGTGTGGTCGGGGCCGATCTTCTGGCCGGTGGTGGCGGCGGACTCCGCCTCGGCGGAGGTGAAGGGAAGGGTGGCGCCCGATACGGCGGCCGCCTCGGCCGCTGCCGGGGCCGGAGCCGGCCGGGCGGAGGCCTGACCGGTGACGCCGACGACCGTGCCCACGAGGGCGATCGCGACGGCGAGGACGTACGAATGACGCGTGGGGGCTGACATGCGCATGACACTCCGATTCTTGTGGGACTGCGCTTCCTCGTGGGGGAGGTGGGGGGAGAGGGAAGCGCCTGACACTCAAGCATCACGAACACATGAACACAAGATGTCGCTCAGATATTGAAAATTTTCGACAGCAAGGTGAAACAACCAACTGGTGCGGAGACGCAGGCCGAACGGAACCTGGCGCCGCACCCCTCCGCACCGGAGGACTCAGGACAGCGGCGGCGCCGGGAAGGGCCGTACCGGCCACGAAAAACCGGCACCCCGCGCGTTCCGCGTGGTGCCGGCTGTCCTCTTCGGTCTCCGTCGAAAGCCCTCGTCACGGACGACAGGGGCAGGTGCTCACAGTCCGACGATGGAATTCCACTTCTTGGCGAACCCGGCGCGCTCCTCGGAGGTGATGTCACGGGCGATCGCCAGCCGCTTGCGCATGGCGTCGTCGGGGAAGATCAGCGGGTCCTCGGCGAGCGCGGCGGTCTCCTCGTCCTTGGAGGAGGCGAGCACCTCGCGCGCGGCCGGCACCGGGCAGACGTAGTTGACCCAGGTGGCGAGCTCGGCGGCGACCTCGGGCTCGTAGTAGAAGTCGACGAGCTTCTCCGCATTGCGCTTGTGGCGGGCGAGGTTGGGGATCATGAGCGATTCCGCCCAGAGCTCGGCACCCTCCTCCGGCACCACGAACTCGATCTCGGGGTTGTCCGCCTGGAGCTGGATGACATCGCCGGAGTAGGCCTGGCAGGCGAGCACGTCGCCGGTGGAGAGGTCCTTGATGTAGTCGTTGCCGGTGAAGCGGCGGATGTGCTTCGACCTCACCAGCTTCTCCACCTGGTCGCAGATCTCGTGGAAGTCGTCGGCCGTCCAGCGGGTGATGTCGACGCCGTTGCCCTGCATCAGCAGCGCGAACGACTCGTCGAGCCCCGACAACAGCGTCACCTTGCCGCGCAGATCGTCCGCCCACAGATCGCTCGTGTGCTTGATCTCGCGGCCGAGCCTCTTGCGGTTGTATGCGATGCCGGTGATCCCGGACTGCCAGGGCACGCTGTGCGTCCGGCCCTTGTCGAAGGCGGGCGAGCGCAGTTGCGGGTCGAGGTACTTCGCCACGTTGGGCTGCTTGGCCCGGTCCATCTCCTGGACCCAGCCGAGCCGGACGAACCGCGCCGCCATCCAGTCGCTCATGACGATCAGATCGCGGCCGGTCTGCTGGTGGTTCATCAGGGCCGGGCTGATCTTCCCGAAGAACTCGTCGTTGTCGTTGATCTCCTCGGTGTACGTGACGGAGATCCCGGTCCGCTTGCTGAACGCGTCGAGGGTGGGCCGCTTCGACTCGTCCTCGTCGTCGGTGTCGATGTACAGCGGCCAGTTGGCGAAGTGCAGGGTGTGGTCGCCGGCGGAGTAGTCGCGTCCGGCCCGGTCACCCGGCTCCACGAAGGCGGCGGGCACTCCGCAGCCGGCCAGCGTGGCACCGGCCGCTCCCGCCCCGAGGGCGCGGAGCAGGGACCGGCGGGACATGGGGTGGTTCGGGATCGCTCGCACCTGCGCAGGATGCCGGTCCGCCGGTGCGGCGGGCAATGGACCAACCGTCCAGCGGTGCCCGCCCGCCGCGCACACCCTGTCGAGGGCGGACGGACCCTCCGGGCGCGGACACCGCTCCCGGAGACACGGATACGGCCCCCGGGCACTCGCACAGTGCGCCCGGGGGCCGTATCCGTGTCCATGGAGCGAGGCTCCGCCGACGGGTTTCAGCCGTCGAGCGAGGTCATGACGTGCTTGATGCGGGTGTAGTCCTCGAAGCCGTAGGCGGAGAGGTCCTTGCCGTAGCCGGACTTCTTGAATCCGCCGTGCGGCATCTCGGCGACGAGCGGGATGTGGGTGTTGATCCACACGCAGCCGAAGTCGAGGTTCTTGGACATCCGCATGGCGCGTGCGTGGTCCTTGGTCCACACCGAGGAGGCGAGGGCGTAGTCGACGCCGTTCGCCCACTCCAGCGCCTGGGCCTCGTCGGTGAACGACTGGACGGTGATGACCGGACCGAACACCTCGTTCTGGATGATCTCGTCGTCCTGTTTGAGGCCGGAGACGACAGTCGGGGCGTAGAAGTAGCCCTTGTCACCGACCCGGTGGCCGCCCGCCTCGACCTTGGCGTGGGCCGGGAGCCGCTCGACGAAGCCGCTGACCTGGGCGAGCTGGTTCGCGTTGTTGAGCGGGCCGTAGAGCACGTCCTCGTCGTCCGGCTGCCCGGTCTTCGTGTCGGCCGCCGCCTTGGCGAGCGCGGTGACGAACTCGTCGTGGATCGACTCGTGGACCAGGACGCGGGTCGCGGCCGTACAGTCCTGTCCGGCGTTGAAGTACCCGGCGACCGAGATGTCCTCGACGGCCTTCGCGATGTCGGTGTCCTCGAAGACGACGACGGGCGCCTTGCCGCCGAGCTCCAGGTGGACCCGCTTGACGTCCTTGGCCGCGGACTCGGCCACCTGCATGCCCGCCCGGACCGAACCGGTGATGGAGGCCATCGCCGGCGTCCGGTGCTCGACCATCGCGCGGCCGGTGTCACGGTCGCCGCAGATGACGTTGAAGACGCCCTTGGGCAGGATCTGCCCGATGATCTCGGCGATCAGCACGGTCGACGCCGGGGTGGTGTCGGACGGCTTGATGACGACGGTGTTGCCCGCGGCGAGGGCCGGGGCGAACTTCCAGACGGCCATCATCATCGGGTAGTTCCACGGCGCGACCTGCGCGCAGACCCCGACCGGCTCGCGGCGGACGATGGAGGTCAGACCCTCCATGTACTCGCCGGCCGAGCGGCCCTCCAGCAGCCGGGCGGCGCCCGCGAAGAAGCGGATCTGGTCCACCATCGGCGGAAGCTCTTCGCTGCGGGTCAGCCCGACCGGTTTGCCGGTGTTCTCGGACTCGGCCGCGATGAGGTCCTCGGCGCGCTCCTCGAAGGCGTCCGCGATCTTCAGCAGGGCGCGCTGCCGCTCGGCGGGCGTGGCGTCGCGCCAGGCGGGGAAGGCAGCGGCGGCGGCGTCCATGGCGGCATCGACATCGGCCTCGCCCGAGAGCGGCGAGGTCGCGTAGA harbors:
- a CDS encoding spermidine/putrescine ABC transporter substrate-binding protein, translated to MSRRSLLRALGAGAAGATLAGCGVPAAFVEPGDRAGRDYSAGDHTLHFANWPLYIDTDDEDESKRPTLDAFSKRTGISVTYTEEINDNDEFFGKISPALMNHQQTGRDLIVMSDWMAARFVRLGWVQEMDRAKQPNVAKYLDPQLRSPAFDKGRTHSVPWQSGITGIAYNRKRLGREIKHTSDLWADDLRGKVTLLSGLDESFALLMQGNGVDITRWTADDFHEICDQVEKLVRSKHIRRFTGNDYIKDLSTGDVLACQAYSGDVIQLQADNPEIEFVVPEEGAELWAESLMIPNLARHKRNAEKLVDFYYEPEVAAELATWVNYVCPVPAAREVLASSKDEETAALAEDPLIFPDDAMRKRLAIARDITSEERAGFAKKWNSIVGL
- a CDS encoding gamma-aminobutyraldehyde dehydrogenase, whose protein sequence is MTTEVRRLRNYINGEFRDAADGRTIDVVNPVTEEVYATSPLSGEADVDAAMDAAAAAFPAWRDATPAERQRALLKIADAFEERAEDLIAAESENTGKPVGLTRSEELPPMVDQIRFFAGAARLLEGRSAGEYMEGLTSIVRREPVGVCAQVAPWNYPMMMAVWKFAPALAAGNTVVIKPSDTTPASTVLIAEIIGQILPKGVFNVICGDRDTGRAMVEHRTPAMASITGSVRAGMQVAESAAKDVKRVHLELGGKAPVVVFEDTDIAKAVEDISVAGYFNAGQDCTAATRVLVHESIHDEFVTALAKAAADTKTGQPDDEDVLYGPLNNANQLAQVSGFVERLPAHAKVEAGGHRVGDKGYFYAPTVVSGLKQDDEIIQNEVFGPVITVQSFTDEAQALEWANGVDYALASSVWTKDHARAMRMSKNLDFGCVWINTHIPLVAEMPHGGFKKSGYGKDLSAYGFEDYTRIKHVMTSLDG